In one window of uncultured Acetobacteroides sp. DNA:
- the map gene encoding type I methionyl aminopeptidase: protein MVISNEEELEGMKRISDAVAVTLKQMREHARVGMSTKELDEYGGMLLNQYGAKSAPKVSYDFPGWTCISLNDEIAHGIPSEKRILQEGDLINIDVSAELGGFFSDNGGSFVLGEDIHHHQKLVDASRNILRTAIMSIHGGLEVSRLGLLIETEAKRAGYKVIKDLSGHGVGRKLHEEPLEILNWQDRSYKQRFRKGGVVAIETFITTFSSYTKTDSNGWTLTGERGGFGCQHEHTILVTDSEPVILTEKNGIWD from the coding sequence ATGGTAATTTCCAACGAGGAAGAGCTGGAGGGAATGAAGCGAATAAGCGATGCGGTGGCCGTAACGCTTAAGCAGATGCGCGAACATGCTCGCGTGGGCATGTCTACCAAGGAACTCGATGAGTATGGCGGCATGCTCCTTAACCAGTATGGGGCAAAATCGGCACCCAAGGTTAGCTACGACTTTCCGGGGTGGACGTGCATCAGCCTTAACGACGAAATAGCCCACGGTATTCCTTCCGAAAAACGTATCCTACAGGAGGGCGATCTGATAAACATCGACGTGTCGGCCGAGCTTGGCGGCTTTTTCTCCGACAACGGCGGTTCGTTTGTGCTGGGTGAGGATATCCACCACCACCAAAAGCTGGTTGATGCTTCCAGAAACATTCTCCGAACGGCCATCATGAGCATCCATGGCGGATTGGAGGTGTCGAGGCTGGGGCTGCTGATCGAGACAGAGGCCAAAAGGGCGGGCTACAAGGTTATCAAGGATCTCTCGGGCCACGGCGTTGGCCGAAAGCTGCACGAGGAGCCCCTCGAAATCCTTAACTGGCAGGACCGCTCGTACAAGCAGCGCTTCCGTAAGGGGGGCGTGGTGGCCATCGAGACCTTTATCACCACCTTCTCGTCCTACACCAAAACCGACAGCAACGGCTGGACCCTTACCGGCGAGCGTGGTGGCTTCGGCTGCCAGCACGAGCACACCATCCTAGTTACCGACTCGGAACCCGTTATCCTTACCGAAAAAAACGGAATCTGGGACTAG
- a CDS encoding dicarboxylate/amino acid:cation symporter, with protein MKKIELYWQILIAFVLAILFGIFFKNQVHYVAWMGVVFIKALKMIIIPLIFASMISGVSNIGDAKNLGRLGAKTVAYYLGSSVLALLTGLILVNLIKPGVGADLGFKESITGVGVVNQSFGDTLLTIIPDNIVKAMVENNMLGIIFFGILFGFFIIKVDKVYKDSLTNIFNGLFEVIMKFTMFIIKFTPLGIFGIVANQVASQSNLGEVVARLGMYIGVVLLGLVVHSMISLPLILKFIGKVHPLKQLRAMRIPLFTAFTTSSSNAALPFTMEALEDNSGVSKTIVRFMLPIGTTVNMNGTALYELVAAIFIAQAYGIDLTLGQQAIVLVTTLMASIGAAGIPMAGLVMITIILSAIGLPMEGIGLILSVDRILDMFRTAVNVWSDSCGAVVVAHSEGETLKV; from the coding sequence ATGAAAAAAATAGAGCTCTACTGGCAGATACTAATCGCTTTTGTACTGGCCATTTTATTCGGAATCTTTTTCAAGAATCAGGTGCACTATGTAGCGTGGATGGGTGTTGTCTTCATCAAGGCGCTTAAGATGATCATCATCCCGCTGATCTTTGCCTCGATGATTTCGGGCGTTTCCAACATTGGCGATGCTAAAAATTTGGGACGTCTGGGAGCAAAAACCGTAGCTTACTACCTTGGGTCGAGCGTGCTGGCCTTGCTTACAGGGCTTATCCTTGTAAACCTCATTAAGCCGGGTGTTGGCGCCGATTTGGGCTTTAAGGAGAGCATAACTGGTGTTGGGGTAGTAAACCAGTCGTTTGGCGACACCTTGCTCACCATTATTCCCGATAATATTGTTAAGGCAATGGTCGAAAACAACATGCTCGGCATCATCTTCTTTGGTATTCTGTTCGGGTTCTTCATCATTAAGGTCGATAAGGTGTACAAAGATTCGCTTACCAATATCTTCAACGGCCTTTTCGAGGTGATTATGAAGTTCACCATGTTCATCATTAAGTTCACCCCACTCGGTATTTTTGGTATTGTGGCCAACCAGGTGGCCAGCCAGAGCAACTTGGGCGAGGTTGTGGCACGGTTGGGCATGTATATAGGCGTGGTGCTTCTGGGTTTGGTGGTACATTCCATGATATCGCTGCCCCTTATTCTGAAGTTCATCGGCAAGGTTCATCCCCTAAAGCAGCTACGGGCAATGCGAATCCCGCTGTTTACCGCCTTCACCACCTCGTCGTCTAACGCGGCGCTACCCTTTACCATGGAGGCGCTGGAGGACAACTCGGGCGTGTCGAAAACCATAGTCCGCTTTATGCTGCCTATTGGAACGACGGTGAACATGAACGGTACCGCCCTCTACGAGCTGGTGGCCGCCATATTTATTGCGCAGGCCTACGGCATCGACCTCACCCTTGGGCAGCAGGCCATAGTGCTGGTCACAACTCTGATGGCCTCGATAGGCGCAGCCGGAATCCCCATGGCGGGGCTGGTAATGATCACGATTATTCTTTCGGCCATTGGCCTACCGATGGAGGGTATTGGCCTTATCCTATCGGTTGACAGAATCCTCGACATGTTCCGCACGGCGGTAAACGTTTGGAGCGACTCCTGCGGTGCCGTTGTCGTTGCCCACTCCGAGGGTGAAACGCTAAAGGTGTAG
- a CDS encoding DUF2264 domain-containing protein: MKHLVRFGLVASLALSCFAAAAHPDGVSRPVVQGSVAADSNVFQLVNPNYTQSPFTGVTREHWKAAARYLLEGAFGYVNSLDDPMRFPKQPGKSYPRSPQQEPTAMLEGLCRTLFLAAPLLKEDSTLVIHNIRVADYYRHQISKLLDSTSLTYIHRRSPQTGCTQTLVEFGALAVSLFAIPEVLWQPLSKEKKDALAATMISYGDGPTVPSNWKFFNIFILSFFKDQGYAVNEALLTEYLDKCLAHYVGQGWYNDNPAYDYYSMWAFQMYAPLWSEFFGKRYYPAYAQKFMENFKPIKDSYPYMFSRDGKMIMWGRSITYRFGAVIPLALTGLENDPSTNYGWMRRIASGALLQFLQNPNLLKDGIPTLGFYGPFEPAVQSYSCRGSVFWMGKAFLGLYVPASSPFWTSVENEGAWRNELVAGKAYSKFQEGSKILITDYPNIGASEVRAWCDVKLIGASEPFRSSENYNRLSYSSAFPWQADGVPGVVSMNYIVKNKKGEWEPFRLYKFKKFEDNVYYRDVTLETNSNVRFNLADIPLENGILRVDRNLSTDSIQVRLGHYALPKLHGEIVKERRKVKDHQVQIISNGEYQLAMVTLDGWDSMQAVDAQGVHPQANESTVINVSDSFTPTPNHPHIYATLMLWKKAGEKWTDDELVPVKGIKCSADGSTVEVSLTKDGRKTIRFGEQ, encoded by the coding sequence ATGAAACATTTGGTAAGATTTGGCCTCGTTGCTTCGCTTGCGCTGTCGTGCTTTGCCGCAGCGGCGCATCCCGATGGCGTCAGTAGGCCGGTTGTGCAGGGCAGCGTAGCTGCCGACAGCAACGTATTTCAGCTGGTTAACCCCAACTATACGCAAAGCCCCTTTACGGGCGTAACCCGTGAGCATTGGAAAGCCGCCGCGCGCTACCTACTGGAGGGGGCCTTTGGCTACGTGAATAGCCTCGACGACCCTATGCGATTCCCCAAGCAGCCCGGGAAAAGCTACCCGCGGAGCCCGCAGCAGGAGCCTACCGCCATGCTCGAAGGGCTTTGCCGAACCCTCTTCTTAGCCGCTCCGCTGCTCAAGGAGGACTCTACGCTCGTTATCCATAACATCAGGGTGGCCGACTACTACCGCCACCAAATATCGAAGCTGCTCGACAGCACCAGCCTCACCTACATCCATCGGCGTAGCCCCCAAACGGGCTGCACCCAAACCCTCGTAGAGTTTGGGGCGTTGGCCGTTTCGCTCTTTGCCATCCCCGAGGTGCTCTGGCAGCCGCTGTCCAAGGAAAAGAAGGATGCGCTTGCCGCCACCATGATTAGCTACGGCGATGGGCCCACCGTACCTTCCAACTGGAAGTTCTTCAATATTTTTATCCTCAGCTTTTTCAAGGATCAGGGCTACGCGGTAAACGAGGCGCTGCTTACCGAGTACCTCGACAAGTGCCTGGCGCACTACGTTGGTCAAGGCTGGTACAACGACAACCCAGCCTACGACTACTACAGCATGTGGGCCTTCCAGATGTACGCCCCGTTGTGGTCCGAGTTCTTTGGCAAGCGGTACTACCCCGCCTACGCCCAAAAGTTTATGGAAAACTTTAAGCCTATTAAGGATAGCTACCCCTACATGTTTAGCCGCGATGGTAAGATGATAATGTGGGGCCGAAGCATCACCTACCGCTTTGGCGCGGTTATTCCTCTTGCGCTAACGGGCCTAGAAAACGATCCATCGACCAACTACGGGTGGATGCGGAGGATTGCCTCCGGCGCGCTGCTGCAGTTTCTGCAGAACCCGAATCTGCTGAAGGATGGCATCCCCACCCTTGGCTTCTACGGCCCATTCGAGCCCGCGGTGCAGTCGTACAGCTGTAGAGGCAGCGTTTTCTGGATGGGCAAGGCATTCCTAGGCCTTTACGTCCCCGCCAGCAGCCCATTCTGGACCTCCGTGGAAAATGAGGGCGCCTGGCGCAACGAACTCGTAGCGGGTAAGGCGTACAGCAAGTTTCAGGAGGGCTCTAAGATCCTGATTACCGACTACCCCAACATCGGAGCCTCCGAGGTTAGGGCGTGGTGCGACGTAAAGCTCATCGGGGCCAGCGAGCCCTTCCGCAGCAGCGAAAACTACAACCGACTTTCGTATAGCAGCGCCTTCCCATGGCAGGCCGATGGCGTGCCCGGGGTGGTATCGATGAACTACATCGTTAAGAACAAAAAGGGCGAATGGGAGCCCTTCCGCCTCTACAAGTTCAAGAAGTTCGAAGACAATGTTTACTACCGCGATGTTACCCTCGAAACCAACAGCAACGTACGGTTCAACCTAGCCGATATCCCTCTGGAGAACGGAATCCTCCGAGTAGACCGAAACCTAAGCACCGACTCCATTCAGGTGCGGCTGGGGCACTACGCCCTGCCAAAGCTGCATGGCGAGATCGTCAAGGAGAGGAGAAAGGTGAAGGACCATCAGGTGCAGATCATCAGCAATGGCGAGTACCAGCTGGCCATGGTTACGCTGGACGGATGGGATAGCATGCAAGCCGTAGATGCCCAAGGGGTGCACCCACAGGCCAACGAGAGCACCGTAATCAACGTGTCGGACAGCTTTACTCCAACTCCTAACCATCCTCACATCTACGCCACCCTTATGCTTTGGAAAAAGGCTGGCGAAAAGTGGACCGACGACGAGCTTGTTCCTGTAAAGGGCATAAAGTGCTCGGCCGATGGTAGCACCGTAGAGGTTTCGCTAACCAAGGATGGACGAAAGACCATCCGCTTTGGCGAGCAGTAG